The Paenibacillus yonginensis genome segment TCTACGGTTGGACAAGAAATTCCCTTATTGAATATTACGTTGTTGACAGCTGGGGAACGTATAGACCGACCGGAACCTACAAGGGAACGGTCAACAGCGACGGAGGAACTTATGATATCTATACAAGCACGCGCTACAACGCTCCTTCCATTGACGGAACCCAAACCTTTACCCAGTACTGGAGTGTCAGACAGTCCAAGAGACCGACTGGCAGCAACGTGCAAATCAATTTTGGCAACCATGTCAATGCATGGAGAAACCATGGCATGAACCTGGGCAGCAGCTGGGCATACCAGGCGATGGTCGTTGAGGGTTATCAAAGCAGCGGCTACGCGAACGTAACGGTGTGGTGATCGGATTCTTTTTCATATAGCAAATGAAGGAAGCGCCTCTGGCTATTCAACTGTTTAGGGGCGCTTCTTCTTCACCCAAACGATTAAAGGAGATCGTGGAATGAAAAATCTACTCATCGTCCTGATCCTGGCCTGTCTCGTCACTGCTACCGGCTGCTCGCATGCAACATCTGGAAAGGAGAAAAATCAGCCAGATTTGGACAACGACGACTTGGTGCTGGTTAAAGGGGGGACGCTCACGACGGACCCATCCGATTCAAATGGAAAAGAGGTGACATTACCCGATTTCTATATCGGACGGTATGAAGTCACTCAGAAAGAGTGGGCCGAAGTTATGGGCAATGACCCTTCCCAATTCAAAGGCGATAACTCGCCGGTAGAAATGGTGAGCTGGTATGACGCTATAGAATACTGCAATAAAAGAAGCGAACAAGAGGGGCTTCAGCCCTATTATCATATAGATAAAGATACGCCAGATCCGAATAATAAAAGCGAATATGATTATTTGAAATGGAACGTTACGATTAACAAGGGGGCAAATGGCTACCGTTTGCCGACTGAAGCCGAATGGGAGTATGCCGCAAGCGGTGGGCAGCTCAGCAAAGGTTATACTTACAGCGGAAGCAATCAGGCGGATGAAGTTTCCTGGTATTGGCGAAATTCGGGGGACAAACCTTTATCCGGCGACTGGAGCTGGCCTGCTATCGAGAGCAACAAGGGAAGACCCCATGCTGTCGGCGAGAAGAAAGCCAATGAGCTGGGACTCTACGACATGTCGGGCAACGTCCGGGAATGGTGCTGGGACTGGTTCGAGGATGCGGATACGGCAAGCGGCTCTTACCGGGTTGTGAAAGGCGGCGGTTGGATCGGTGATATCAGCAGCGGCGAGGTTTCTTTCCGCGGTAAATTCGAAGCCAGCGGCTACGGCCCCGATCAAGGATTTCGGGTGGTTCGGGGAACATAGGAAATCAAGCGGAAGCAGGAAGCAAAGGGGCTGATCAGCTCTGCGCGTATTCCAGCTTCCGTTTTATTTTTCCGCAATAGTGTTGTACTGCGTCAGCCTGCTAATGTTTTTTCAGACGGACAAAGCGACATGGAGGAGCCTCCAACATACACTGTTCTCATGTTTGGGCAAATGTTGGCATGTACAATTTGAGAGGAGCAAAGGAATGTTGAGAAGCACCGCAGTCCCCCGCCGTTATGAATCAAGGATGAATCTGCTGGAGACTGAAAAAGCGATTTCGGAGGTTAAAAGTTATTTCGAGCAGCAGCTGAAGGATCAACTCCGGCTCACGAAGGTTTCTGCACCTATCCTGTTGAAAGCCGGGAACGGGATGAACGACAATTTGAACGGAACAGAACGGATCGTTTCTTTTGACGCCTTGGATCTCAAGGAGGGTCCCGTGGAAGTGGT includes the following:
- a CDS encoding glycoside hydrolase family 11 protein, encoding MLKFKKKWLTALLTAAMSFSLFGATSYAATDYWQNWTDGGGTVNATNGANGNFSVSWTNSGNFVIGKGWQTGSPSRIVNYNAGAFSPSGNGYLAFYGWTRNSLIEYYVVDSWGTYRPTGTYKGTVNSDGGTYDIYTSTRYNAPSIDGTQTFTQYWSVRQSKRPTGSNVQINFGNHVNAWRNHGMNLGSSWAYQAMVVEGYQSSGYANVTVW
- a CDS encoding formylglycine-generating enzyme family protein translates to MKNLLIVLILACLVTATGCSHATSGKEKNQPDLDNDDLVLVKGGTLTTDPSDSNGKEVTLPDFYIGRYEVTQKEWAEVMGNDPSQFKGDNSPVEMVSWYDAIEYCNKRSEQEGLQPYYHIDKDTPDPNNKSEYDYLKWNVTINKGANGYRLPTEAEWEYAASGGQLSKGYTYSGSNQADEVSWYWRNSGDKPLSGDWSWPAIESNKGRPHAVGEKKANELGLYDMSGNVREWCWDWFEDADTASGSYRVVKGGGWIGDISSGEVSFRGKFEASGYGPDQGFRVVRGT